One Oryza brachyantha chromosome 3, ObraRS2, whole genome shotgun sequence DNA segment encodes these proteins:
- the LOC102715276 gene encoding uncharacterized protein LOC102715276 — protein MSSVSDPPTNGDPQPPLAEMEGTGAQVEEVDSGETMDGVASIALLPSGAISGHFIRLPDSVCYGLQGTPISCERECSRGEDYRLIKLSIIDFKNKREKVVVVECRGHDAARLQNIDHLHGWEDDIVGLVEKKHGNQKFSISFECETLKADKAAEEHISKYMPNLNGLDAIVNIGKMNISGINLDDEDEPSRDN, from the exons ATGAGCTCGGTCTCGGACCCGCCGACGAACGGTGACCCTCAGCCGCCACTGGCGGAGATGGAGGGCACCGGGGCTCAAGTCGAAGAGGTGGACTCAGGCGAGACGATGGACGGAGTCGCGTCCATCGCGTTACTGCCCTCCGGCGCCATCTCCGGCCATTTCATCCGCCTCCCGGACTCCGTCTGCTACGGTCTCCAGGGCACAC CGATATCTTGTGAGAGGGAATGCAGCAGAGGGGAAGATTACCGCCTGATAAAACTTTCCATAATAGATTTTAAG AACAAGCGAGAGAAGGTGGTTGTGGTGGAATGCAGGGGCCATGATGCTGCTCGGTTGCAAAACATTGACCATCTGCATGG TTGGGAAGATGACATTGTTGGTTTGGTTGAAAAGAAACATGGGAATCAGAAGTTCTCGATCTCTTTCGAATGTGAGACACTGAAGGCTGACAAAGCTGCAGAAGAGCACATTAGCAAGTATATGCCAAATCTAAATGGATTGGATGCAATTG TAAATATAGGGAAAATGAACATCTCTGGCATCAATCTCGACGATGAGGATGAACCAAGCCGGGACAACTAA